ATGAATCCCGTCGCGGCGAAACGCGGCATTCGGGCGCGGCGCCTGCGCCGCACCCGGCGAGCCGATCCCCGCTTCGGCGCGGTTCGGCCCCTGCGAGCCCGGGCCGGCGCGGTTGCAGCCAACGGCCCCCCCTCCCCCATCGGCATCCGGCGTCGATCGCTCACGTAGCGGCGACTCGTTCCTCACCCGGTCTGCGTCGGCTTCCCGGCCTGCGGCCGCCGAGGCCGGGGTCTGGCTGCCTGCCCTTTCGGCCGGCCGAAATCGCCCTTCGGTGCTTGCGAGGCGACGCAGGCCCGCCGGCTACGCCCGAAACGGAAAGGTATTCGGGATCCCACGAAAGTGTTTTCTGTTCGCCGTGCAGACGGGGAGCCCCGTCGCCTCGGCCAGGGCCCGCAGGCGTGCGTCCCCGAACGAGTCGCAGGTTGGATCGGCGGCCCAGTAGTACAGTGCCTTGAGGACGGCCGGCTTGTTCTCGACCTGGACCGTTTCCAGGCCGATGAAGGTGCTCAGGTAGTCCGCCACGGCCTTGCGGTCCTGGCGGAAGACGTGGCGGTACAAGGCGTACGTAAGCTCGTGAATCGTGATGAGATCGAGGAAACCCTCGGCCCTGCCCTGCTGAAGATCCGCGAGGAGCGCCTTGCACGTCTCCGCGAGCGGATCCCGAAAGAACGGATGGATGAAGAGGTTCGCGTCAAGCCACCCGAGCTGCCTGCGCTCAGCGTTCACCGGCCGCGGCCGCCTCCCGCTCGGACCGATCCAGCACCGCAAACGGCAGGGCGTCCCGGGCGACATCCTCGGCGACCGTCTCCCAGAGATCGGCGGGCACGGGCCCGTCGACGCGCCACCGGTCGAAGTATTCATCGAGCGAACGGGTCGTTCGCACGACACGGAACCGCCCTTCGTCCGGCCCCGTGGCCTCGAACAGGAGCACGTCACCAGGCCGGATCCGTAGGGCTCCGCGAACCTCCGCGGGAATCGTGACTTGGCCTCGGGCCTGCACACGTCCGAGCCCCATGGCCATCCCTCCCCTCTCCCCCACCATCCTAGCATACACCCCCCGGTGCTGCATGGCATAATGGAGTATGGCGTACTCTCGGACGTTTGTATGCAAGTCGCGGAACGAAGTTGCCACCCAGGGGGATGGAGCGTGCGCAGCGAGCTGCCCGTACGGGCCGAGCAGTACCTCGAAACGAAGCGGGTCGAGCGGGGCCTGCAAACCGCAAGCCTCGTCGAGTACCGCCGCGACCTGGCCGACTTTTGCCGCTGGCTGGCCGGCCGGCTGCGGAAGGACCCCGAGGATCTGACCGACGCAGACCTGGCCGGCTTCGACCGGGACGGGGCCCGGCGGTGGCTCGCCCACCTGGCCGACCGGGAACTCGCGCCGTCGACCCGCGACCGGCGCTGGAGCACCATAAGCGGCTGGTTCCGGTGGATGGTGGCCGAAGGCGTCCTTGCCCGCGATCCCTTCGCCGGCCTGGAGCGGCCCGTGCGGGGCGAACGGCACAAGCGCCTGCCAGTCTACCTTTCCGAGGCGGAGGCCGAGCGGCTTTTGCGGGTCGTTCTCTCGGACGAGGGCCTCACGCCCCGGCAGAAGGCCCACCATGCTCGCTTGAAAGAGCGCGACCACGCCCTGGTGACGACGTTGCTGTATCAGGGCCTGCGGATCAGCGAGGCGGTGGGGCTTCGGTACGGCGACGTGGACTTTGAAGAGGAGACCCTGCGGGTCATCGGCAAGGGGGACAAAGAGCGCCTCCTCCCCCTTCACCGCCGGACGAAGGAGGCCCTGCTGCGCTACCTTGCGACCTGGCCGGGCCCGAAGAAGCCGAAGGCGCCGCAGGATCCGCTCTGGTGGACGCTGGCCGGCCGGCCTCTGACCAAGAATGCGGCCCAGGTGGCGGTGAAGCGCCACCTCACCCGGGCCGGGCTCTGGCGGGCGAGCGCCCACAAGCTGCGGCACACCTTCGGGACACGGCTCGCAGAGGCGGGGGTGGACCTGTTGGTCATCAAGGACCTGCTGGGCCACGCGACGGTGGCGACGACCCAGATCTACGCGCATGTGGCCCAGCGGCGGCTAAGGGAGGCCGTGGAAAAGATCCGGTGATATGGGTACCGTGCGGCGTCTTGCGTTTCGTAGGAAGAAGGGGCGATTATGCGGTGCTCAATGGGTCCTCGATATGAAGTGCGGCTACCTCCGCAACTGCGCGATAGTCCTTCACGTTGTGCGTAACGAGGACGGCTCCTTCGGTCAAGGCGGTCGCCGCGATAAGGGCATCAGGCAAGCGCAGTTTGCGTCCCCGTTGTGCGACGCGTCGGCGAAGTTCACCAGCCTTTTCCGCGATGACCTCGTCCACGTCAACGATGATGCCGTTAGCGAGAAAGTTGTTGATCCGGGTTCGGTCGTCTTCGGTAAGCCGGGGGTGGGACAGGAGTTCTGCCTTGGTTACGACAGAAAAAAGCAATGTGCTCTTCGCACACCGCTCCCAGAATGCGACCGCGTCGGGTAAACCCTGCATGATGTAAATGCTGATATCCGTGTCAAGCACATAGCTTACCATGCCGGCAGCTCCCGGTCTTCATCGTTCCGCGACGCAAGGATCGCCTGGGCGATTTCCGGCCGGTCCTTGAGGAGGCCCGCAATCGTCGCAAGAGCCCCCACGGGCCGCCGGCCCGGCCGCGGGACATGCGTCGCCTCCAGCAGGGCGGTGAGCGGAATCGCCCATCCGCCGCCGGGGCGTTTATAGGCTCCAGGCAACTTTCCGTCCGCACACCAGCGCCGCACCATTTGGGCGGAAACACCATAAATCCGGGCGACTTCCGCGGGGGTCAGCACGGGCCACTCTCCGCCGCGCTCGGGATGGGCCAGAATCCGAACGCCCGCCCCCTGCTGGGCCGCTTGCCTCAAGGTATCCACCAGCTCTTGAAGCATCGCCGCCTGTTCCCGGTTGGCGGCAACGAGTTCCGCGAGCCGCTCGACTTGGTCCCGGCTAAGGGTGACCATCCGAATCACCACCCCCACCTCCCCACGGTAGTCTAATTCCGAAACTTCCGCAATATGCGAAATTCTTGTTGGATGGCCCCGGAACCTCAGGACCAGACGGGATCCGGTAACCTGAAGGCATTGGAGGATTCGCTCTGACGGACGCTCACCGGCCAGGCCCCGACGAAGCACACCGTGTGAACGCAGCACGATGCGTTCGGAATGAACGCACACCAAATGGGGCACGCCGCCGCATGGGATGCGCCACATGCGCCGGCCATACAGGAATTGCCGCGGCCGCGTCGTATCCTAAAAAGAGGGAAACCGGCGGCGTGAACCTTGTTGGCACCGCCGTGTTGGCCCCGGCGGCGGGCCTGCCCGATAGAAGCCGTAGTCGCTGGGCGCCGCGAACGTTCCTGGCGCCCAGTGCGGAGCCGCCGCCGTGGAGGCGCGTTTCCTGCTGGAAGGAAGCCGGGCCCCTGCCCAGGCCCCGACAGCGGTCGGCGAAGCCCCGGCCCCACCGGCCCCGAGCTCCGGGAGTGCCGCAGGACCCGGACGTGAAGGAGGGCACCCATGCTGGGACTGTTCCTCGTCGCCATCGGCCTCGTCGCCGGGATCCGGCCAGGATGGTTAGCCAGCCTGACGAACCGGCCCGTACGAGAGGTGCGGCTGGTGGGCTTCGGCCTCGCCCTGCTGGGCCTGGTCAAGATGGGCTCGGGGGCCGGGTATCTGCTTTTCGGGGCGGGATTCGTGGCGGCGGCGCTGGGCCTGGTTGGCCTGGTCCGGCCCCTGCACCGCCTCCGGATCCCCTCGCGCAAGGTGGCCGCGGCGGTGCTCGGCGCGGCCCTCGCCCTGATGGTCACGGGGGCGGGCATCGCCGGACCCGGCACCCCACCCGAACCAGCACCCTCGGAGCAGACGACCGCTGAAGC
The nucleotide sequence above comes from Thermaerobacter sp. FW80. Encoded proteins:
- a CDS encoding PIN domain-containing protein, whose protein sequence is MNAERRQLGWLDANLFIHPFFRDPLAETCKALLADLQQGRAEGFLDLITIHELTYALYRHVFRQDRKAVADYLSTFIGLETVQVENKPAVLKALYYWAADPTCDSFGDARLRALAEATGLPVCTANRKHFRGIPNTFPFRA
- a CDS encoding tyrosine-type recombinase/integrase, whose translation is MRSELPVRAEQYLETKRVERGLQTASLVEYRRDLADFCRWLAGRLRKDPEDLTDADLAGFDRDGARRWLAHLADRELAPSTRDRRWSTISGWFRWMVAEGVLARDPFAGLERPVRGERHKRLPVYLSEAEAERLLRVVLSDEGLTPRQKAHHARLKERDHALVTTLLYQGLRISEAVGLRYGDVDFEEETLRVIGKGDKERLLPLHRRTKEALLRYLATWPGPKKPKAPQDPLWWTLAGRPLTKNAAQVAVKRHLTRAGLWRASAHKLRHTFGTRLAEAGVDLLVIKDLLGHATVATTQIYAHVAQRRLREAVEKIR
- a CDS encoding helix-turn-helix domain-containing protein — encoded protein: MVTLSRDQVERLAELVAANREQAAMLQELVDTLRQAAQQGAGVRILAHPERGGEWPVLTPAEVARIYGVSAQMVRRWCADGKLPGAYKRPGGGWAIPLTALLEATHVPRPGRRPVGALATIAGLLKDRPEIAQAILASRNDEDRELPAW
- a CDS encoding type II toxin-antitoxin system VapC family toxin, with translation MVSYVLDTDISIYIMQGLPDAVAFWERCAKSTLLFSVVTKAELLSHPRLTEDDRTRINNFLANGIIVDVDEVIAEKAGELRRRVAQRGRKLRLPDALIAATALTEGAVLVTHNVKDYRAVAEVAALHIEDPLSTA
- a CDS encoding AbrB/MazE/SpoVT family DNA-binding domain-containing protein, with product MGLGRVQARGQVTIPAEVRGALRIRPGDVLLFEATGPDEGRFRVVRTTRSLDEYFDRWRVDGPVPADLWETVAEDVARDALPFAVLDRSEREAAAAGER